Proteins encoded together in one bacterium window:
- a CDS encoding electron transfer flavoprotein subunit beta/FixA family protein, producing MRIIVPIKQVPETGNVKMDEKTGTMIREGVESIVNPLDLYAIECALQLKEEHGGTVKVLSMGPPKAEKAIREALSMGCDDGILLTDKAFAGSDTWATSYVLSEAVRTMGDYDIIIAGIRATDGDTGQVGPEMASMLDLPLATFVSRIVSIDSSSVTVERLIEGGYETLRLPLPCLLTVVKEISSPRLPTLRGKQAARTKEIVPKGRNDLTVEGAKLGLDGSPTRVVKIMKPKVTRNGIMIDIKKTGVKKAVDELIQFLAAKDFV from the coding sequence ATGCGGATAATCGTACCCATTAAGCAGGTCCCCGAAACGGGGAATGTCAAGATGGATGAAAAAACAGGAACCATGATCCGTGAAGGGGTCGAGAGTATCGTGAATCCGCTCGATCTCTACGCGATAGAATGCGCGCTCCAGTTGAAAGAAGAGCACGGCGGAACGGTAAAGGTGCTTTCCATGGGCCCGCCTAAGGCTGAAAAAGCGATCAGGGAAGCGCTGTCGATGGGGTGTGATGATGGTATCCTTCTGACCGACAAGGCATTCGCTGGGTCCGATACATGGGCTACCTCGTATGTTCTCAGCGAGGCGGTCAGGACCATGGGTGATTATGACATCATAATCGCCGGTATCAGGGCGACCGATGGAGATACCGGCCAGGTCGGACCCGAGATGGCTTCCATGCTCGACCTCCCCCTTGCAACATTCGTAAGCAGAATCGTTTCGATTGACAGCAGCTCGGTGACTGTTGAACGGCTGATCGAGGGCGGGTACGAAACGCTCAGGCTTCCTTTGCCCTGCCTGTTGACTGTTGTCAAGGAAATAAGCTCGCCACGGCTTCCGACACTGCGCGGCAAACAGGCCGCCCGTACAAAGGAGATCGTTCCGAAAGGCAGGAACGACCTTACGGTCGAGGGCGCAAAACTCGGCCTCGATGGGTCTCCGACACGGGTGGTGAAAATCATGAAACCCAAAGTCACCAGAAACGGAATCATGATTGACATAAAAAAGACTGGCGTGAAAAAAGCTGTTGATGAACTTATACAATTTCTCGCAGCGAAAGACTTTGTATAA
- a CDS encoding electron transfer flavoprotein subunit alpha/FixB family protein, with the protein MAQEVWTFAEQDEGRIESISFELLTRGRALADKLGTKLASVVLGSSVDPGGIQELFERGADKVYLAENTKLAHYLNDLYANVLSHLIKTYEPEIFLAGATTTGRSVMPYVAAKTTTGLTADCTELDIEEGTGNLLQTRPAIGGNIMATIKTPNHRPQMATVRPRSTPIPPFVKGRTGEIVRVPIPDEILKGREERLGFRPMEGGEINIEEADRVVSGGRGFKKGENFKMLYDLAHRLDAAVGASRDAIDRGWAEYPHQVGLSGKTVVPKLYMAFGISGAIQHLAGMKTSETIVAVNTDPDAQIFQVADFGIVGDLFEIIPELIKELDRRKAEKE; encoded by the coding sequence TTGGCTCAAGAGGTCTGGACATTTGCCGAACAGGATGAGGGGCGTATCGAGTCCATCTCATTTGAACTCCTGACACGGGGAAGGGCGCTTGCGGATAAACTGGGCACGAAGCTTGCTTCGGTCGTTCTGGGTTCTTCCGTCGATCCCGGTGGTATACAGGAGTTGTTCGAGCGAGGCGCTGATAAAGTATATCTGGCTGAAAATACTAAGCTTGCACACTATCTTAACGATCTTTATGCGAATGTGCTCTCGCATCTGATCAAAACATATGAACCGGAAATCTTTCTCGCCGGGGCAACGACGACGGGGCGGAGCGTCATGCCCTATGTGGCCGCCAAGACCACAACCGGTCTCACCGCCGACTGTACGGAGCTCGATATCGAGGAGGGCACGGGAAATCTCCTCCAGACACGACCGGCTATCGGCGGCAATATCATGGCGACCATTAAAACACCGAACCACCGTCCCCAGATGGCGACCGTCCGTCCGCGCTCCACACCCATTCCGCCGTTTGTAAAAGGCAGAACCGGTGAAATCGTACGGGTACCAATTCCCGATGAGATTCTGAAAGGCCGCGAGGAGCGTCTCGGTTTCCGTCCCATGGAAGGCGGGGAGATCAATATCGAGGAAGCCGACAGGGTCGTTTCGGGAGGCCGCGGATTTAAAAAGGGCGAGAACTTCAAAATGCTCTATGATCTCGCACACAGGCTCGATGCGGCTGTCGGTGCGAGCAGGGATGCAATCGACCGCGGCTGGGCGGAATATCCCCATCAGGTGGGATTGAGCGGTAAAACGGTCGTTCCGAAGCTCTATATGGCTTTCGGTATTTCCGGCGCCATTCAGCATCTTGCAGGGATGAAAACCTCGGAAACGATCGTTGCGGTCAATACCGATCCCGATGCCCAGATTTTCCAGGTTGCTGATTTCGGAATCGTGGGTGATCTGTTCGAGATCATTCCGGAACTCATCAAGGAACTTGACAGGCGGAAAGCTGAAAAGGAATAG
- a CDS encoding FAD-binding protein codes for MNAVRYGKIDQEIIRKLKDIVGEQYVVTDAEKMEPYSHDEVADTEYAHMPDVVVKPRTAEEIAAMVRLANEKLIPITPRGAGSGLSGGAVPICGGILLSVERMNQILEIDTENMMVVVEPGVVTNEINEKLKDYGLFFAGYPMSLETCYVGGNVAENAGGGKAVKYGVTERYIMGLEFVTPTGEIVKAGGKIIKDVTGYNIRMLMVGSEGTLGIITKVIIKLLPVPKAQVDLLALFPDVQTAISVVPKIMTQGGVIPTAIEFMDQLSVHTSCGYLNESIPYQKAGAMLLITVDGSDEQIVERDYDTIGNLCMDNGAIEVYVADNYTTSERLWSVRRNIAEAFKVVSPHQSLEDIVVPTAQIPDLMPEIARISKKYNMQIPCYGHAGDGNLHATPIKNPADSMDEWHRKLPLALEELYTATLKLGGTLSGEHGIGHKRKKYMHIVKSDAELEFMRRIKRAVDPNNIMNPGKIFDV; via the coding sequence ATGAATGCTGTTCGATATGGTAAGATTGATCAGGAAATTATCCGGAAATTGAAGGATATCGTCGGTGAGCAGTATGTGGTCACCGACGCTGAGAAGATGGAGCCCTATTCTCACGATGAGGTGGCCGACACGGAATATGCCCACATGCCCGATGTGGTTGTGAAGCCGCGAACCGCCGAGGAAATCGCCGCCATGGTCAGGCTGGCGAACGAGAAGCTGATACCGATCACTCCGCGCGGTGCTGGCAGCGGACTTTCGGGCGGTGCGGTGCCCATTTGCGGCGGCATTCTCCTGTCGGTAGAGCGTATGAACCAGATTCTCGAAATCGACACCGAAAATATGATGGTGGTTGTCGAGCCCGGTGTCGTCACCAACGAGATTAACGAGAAGCTCAAGGATTACGGGCTTTTCTTCGCCGGATATCCCATGAGCCTCGAAACATGCTATGTCGGCGGCAATGTCGCTGAAAACGCCGGCGGCGGCAAGGCGGTGAAGTACGGTGTCACGGAACGGTACATCATGGGGCTCGAGTTTGTCACCCCTACGGGCGAGATTGTAAAAGCCGGAGGGAAGATCATCAAGGATGTGACCGGATACAATATCCGCATGCTCATGGTCGGCTCGGAAGGAACGCTCGGTATAATCACCAAGGTTATCATCAAGCTCCTGCCGGTCCCCAAGGCGCAGGTCGATCTCCTCGCGCTGTTTCCCGATGTACAGACAGCGATTTCGGTCGTCCCGAAGATCATGACGCAGGGCGGTGTCATTCCAACCGCCATCGAGTTCATGGATCAGCTTTCGGTTCACACCTCGTGCGGGTACCTCAATGAATCCATTCCCTACCAGAAAGCGGGCGCCATGCTGCTCATTACGGTGGATGGCAGCGACGAGCAGATTGTCGAGCGCGATTATGATACCATCGGTAATCTCTGCATGGACAACGGCGCTATCGAGGTCTATGTCGCGGACAACTACACCACCTCGGAACGGCTGTGGAGCGTGCGGCGCAATATCGCCGAAGCGTTCAAGGTAGTCAGCCCGCATCAGAGTCTCGAGGATATCGTAGTACCGACCGCGCAGATACCTGACCTCATGCCGGAGATAGCCAGGATTTCAAAAAAGTACAACATGCAGATTCCATGCTACGGACACGCCGGGGACGGTAACCTGCATGCGACACCCATCAAGAATCCCGCCGATTCGATGGATGAATGGCATCGTAAACTTCCACTGGCGCTCGAGGAGCTCTACACTGCGACGCTCAAGCTCGGCGGTACCCTGAGCGGGGAGCACGGCATCGGCCATAAACGCAAGAAGTACATGCACATCGTCAAGTCGGATGCGGAGCTCGAATTCATGCGGCGCATCAAGCGGGCGGTCGATCCGAACAACATCATGAATCCGGGAAAGATTTTTGATGTATGA